The Qipengyuania oceanensis genome includes the window GGGGCGGGGCACTCGGATCGGTGATTTCGGGTGCCCGGCGCGGCGCGATGGCGGTGGCTGCCTCGTCGTCCTCCTCCGCCGTCTCGCTCTTGCGCACGCGCCTGGTCTTGACCGGCTTGTAGGCAGCGTCGGCCTCGATCACGCGGCTCGAACGGTGGAACAGATTGCCCAGGAAATTGGGCAGGGTGAACAGGCGGCCCCAGTCGATCGCGAAAACGCGGGTCGCCAGCGCGATCCCCGCGGCCAGCCATGCGGTTGCAAGGCCCAGGACGACCCAGCCCTCGATCTCGGGGCCGAAACGCGCACCGATTGCTTCTGTCACGCGCGCACCCAGCAGTCCTGCGGTGCCGCCGAGGCTCGCCGGAAGCGAGCCGCCGACCCCCGGGATCGCCAGCGCAAGCACGGTCCCGACCAGCACGATCGCCAGCATCAGCATGCCGAGCGGCAGCCACCAGCGATAGTCGGTCTCGTCCTCTTCGTCCTCGACTCCGCGGATGAGGTTGCGGGCGGCGACATAGAGGAACGGCAGCAGCAGCAGGCCGGGCAGGCCGAACAGATAGAGCAGCTTGTCCGAGGCCCAGGCACCCGGCGCGCCCATCCAGTTACGGATGTCGTTGCCAGATGCCGCGGTCGATGCGCTCGGATCGGTCTGGGTATAGCTCGCCACCGCCAGGCCGATGAACACCATCAGCGCGAACAGCAGGCCGGCACCCGTTATCTGGCCCGCACGGCGCAGCGAACGACGGAAGGCGGCCCGCCAGTCGACGTTGCTCCGGCTCATCGCGCGGCTTGCCATGTGTGCTTCCCCTATCCGTAATCGCGGGAGAGATTCGCAGAGCGGGGACTCGCCGTCAAGAAAGCCCGTCGATAGCGGCCCAGCGTGGCCAATCGAGCACACGTGCCTTGGCGGACGTCATTCCGCCGAGCGCGATGACCGGAAGTCGCGCGTGCCGGGCAAGCAGGCGAAAGAGCGCCGGCCCGAGCGTGGCCGCGCCTTCGTGCGAGCGCGTCCCGAAGACCGGCGAGAGGAGCACCGCGTCCGCGCCGAGCCTGTTTGCAAGGCCGATCTCTGCCAGGTCGTGGGCAGTCGCGAGGTGCAGCAGTTCGCGCCGGCGCGGAACGAGGCTGCGCGGCGCGCCATAGATCCCGTCGGCTCCCCATTCGCGCGCCGTCAGCGCGCTGTCGGCGAGGACCACTACATGGCCGCGCGCCTTCGCCAGGTGACGCAGCTTGCGGAATCGCTGCCAGCGTTCGCGGTCGGGAAGGTGATAGTGCCGGTAGATGAAGCCGCTGCCGCGCGGCATCCGGACCAGCGCCTGTTCCAGCACGCTGTCGTTGCGCTCGTCGGAGATCAGCCAGAGGTGGGGGAGGGCCTTCCTATCCGTCACCGCCTCGCTATAGCGGCGCGCGATGGAAGCACCAGCCACAGCACTCGAAGAAGTCGAAGCGAACATAGCGCTCGCCTGCAAGCGCGCGCGTCGCGAAACCGGCGAAGTCACGCTGATCGCAGTCAGCAAGACGCATCCGCCAGAGGCCATCGAGCCGTTGCTGCAGGCCGGTCATCGCGTATTCGGCGAGAACCGCGTTCAGGAAGCGCAGGGCAAGTGGCCTGCGCTGCGCCAGCGCTATCCCGACGTCGAGCTGCACCTGATCGGGCAGCTGCAAAGCAACAAGGCAGACGATGCGGTGGCGCTGTTCGACTGCATCCATTCGGTCGACCGGTCGAGCCTGGTCAAGGCGCTCGGCAAGGCAATGGACAAGGCAGGCAGGCGCGTCCCGTGCTTCGTGCAGGTCGATGTCGGAGAGGAAGAACAGAAGGGTGGCTGCGCGATCGCCGAACTGCCCGACCTGCTGGCACAGGCGCGCGAGGCGGGCATTCCGGTCGCCGGCCTCATGTGCATTCCGCCCTTCGATATCGAACCCGCTCCATTCTTCGCGCTGCTCGACAGGCTGGCGGCGGACAACGGGCTTACCGGGCGGAGCATGGGCATGAGCGGCGATTACGAGACCGCCATCATGCTCGGGGCAACGCATGTCAGGGTTGGAACGGCGCTGTTCGGGCAGCGGGGGTGACGCGAGCGCGCAGATAGACCCCTGGTTCGCGGAAGCGATTCAGGGCCGCTCGTGGGGCTTGGTTGCGTCGGTCACGTTTTCGTCGTGGCCACTCTTGTCGCTGAAGAAGGCCAGCGCGAAAAGGCCGGTACCCAGAAGAACGGACACGAACACACCCAGTATCGTCGCTACGACCATGTGGATCGAAACCGGCCCCTGGCTACTGAGGAAGAACAGGGCGCCGACGACCATGAGAACGCCGGCGCCGAGGACTATCAGCAGCATTTGCTTAAGCTCGCGTTTTGCTTTCTCACGCCTCAAAGGCATTGTTGTCTCCGATCAGCCAGGCCCGGTAATTGGTGAATGGGCCAGCTCGATAGCTTCTATCTAAGCTCTTCGTGCCAAGCCTGGCCAACGCCTTTATCGGCTCACACTGAACGATCACCCCGATGATGGATGCTTGTCCATCGCCCGGCAAACCGCTGGTTCACGCGTCTTCGAGTTCGGCCTGCCGCTCGTCGCTCGCAGCTTCGAGCAGGCGCTCCTCGATCTGGCTCATCCGCCCCTTGCCCTCGACCTTGTGGCCGGTGAGATCGGTGACGTAGAACGTGTCGGTCGCCCGCTCGCCGTAATTCGTGACATGCGCCGAATGGACCACGAGGTTGCTTTCGAACAAGGCGCGCGCGAGCCGGTTCAGCAAGGCCGGGCGGTCGCGCGCGGTCACTTCCAGCACGGTGAAGCGGTTGGAGGCGCTATTGTCGAACACCACGCGCGGGCGCACGTCGAAGGCCTTGGCGCGGTTCCTCGCCAGCGGGCGCTGCGCGAGCCGGGGCACGAGTTCGATCCGGTTGCCCAGCGCATCGGCGATCGACTTGCGCAGCCGTTCGATCTGGCCATCCTCGCGGAAAGGTTGGCCGAGGGGATCCTGCACCAGGAAATTGTCGACCGCATAGCCGCGCCGCGAGGTGTGGATCCGCGCATCGATGATGTTGCCGCCGGCAAGGTGGATGCCGCCCGCGATGCGATAGAACAGGCCCGGGTGGTCGGCGGCAATGATGCTCACCAGCGTCGCCCCGCGTGCTTCGTAGTATTCGCAATGGATCGAGAGGTGTTCCTCGATCTCGCGCGCCACCTGGTACTGGACGAGGTTGAGCGCGATGATGTCGTCCGGCTCGGCGATCCAGTAGGCATCGTCCAGCAGGCCGCCGATCTCGTCGACCAGCGCGGCGCGCTCTCCCAGCCGCTCGCGCACCATTGCCTTCTTCGCCTCGACCCGCTCCTTGCGACCGTGCCGGACGTGGCCCAGTCGCAAACGCTCCTGCGCCGCGTCGTAGAGTTCCCCGATCAGCTGGCCCTTCCAGCTGTTCCACGTCCCCGGGCCGACCGCGCGAATATCCACCGCGGTCAGGATGGCGAGGTTCTTGAGCCGCTCGAGGCTTTGCACTTCGCCGACGAAATCCTCGATCGTCTTGGGATCGGTCAGGTCGCGCTTCTGCGCGGTCGAACTCATCAGCAGATGGAAGCGAACGAGCCAGGCGACGAGTTCGGTTTCCGCATCATCGAGCCCGAAGCGCGGGCACAGTTCCTCGGCGACGTCCGCGCCGAGCACCGAATGGTCGCCGCCACGCCCTTTGGCGATATCGTGGAGCAGCACCGCGACATAGAGAGCGCGGCGCGAAGCCAGCTTGTGAATCAGCTTGGTCGCGCGCGGGTGATCGACTTTCAGCTCGCCCTTCTCGATCTGGTTCAGCAGGCCGATCGCGCGGATCGTGTGTTCGTCGACCGTGTAGTGATGATACATGTCGAACTGCATCTGCGCGTTGACCTTGCCGAAATCGGGCACGAAGCGGCCGAAGACGCTCGCTTCGTTCATCCAGCGCAGCACCATCTCGGGATCGTTGCGGCCGCACAGCAGATCGAGGAACAGGGCATTCGCGCGCGGATCGTCGCGCACCTCGCGCCGGATCAGCCCGCTGTCGCGGTCCGCGATGCGCATCGTTTCCGGGTGGATTTCGAGCTGGTGTTCCTCCGCGATCTGGAAGATCTCGATCAGCCGGACCGGGTCCTTGCGAAACCAGTCGTCGGACGGCGCCGCGATCCGGCCACCATCGACCTTGTACCCCTTGAGCATGCGAGGCTTGGGATTGAAGCCGGCGAGCAAGCCGGTGCGGCGGCGACGCTTCGCGAAGGTCTCGTCGATGTGCGCCAGGAAGATGCCGGTCAGGCTGCCGACCCGCTTCGCCTGCAGGAAATAATACTGCATGAAGCGCTCGACCGCGCTCTTGCCGGGCCGGTCGGCGAAATTCATCCGCTCGGCGACTTCGCGTTGCAGGTCGAAGGTAAGCCGGTCCTCTGCGCGCCCGGTAATGATGTGCATGTGACAGCGCACCGCCAGCAGGAAGCCCTCGGCGCGGCGGAAGCTGCGATATTCGGCCTGGGTGAAAAGCTCGGCATCGACGAGGTCGGCGGCGCTCCTGACCCGGTGGATGTATTTTCCGATCCAGTAGAGCGTCTGCAGGTCGCGCAGCCCGCCCTTGCCGTCCTTCACATTGGGTTCGACGACATAGCGGCTGTCGCCCATGCGCTTGTGCCGGTCGTTGCGCTCGGCCAGCTTGTCGGCGACGAATTCGCGTTCCGTGCCGGCGACGACATCCTTGCGGAAACGGTGCGAAGCCTCGTCGTAGAGTTCCTGGTCGCCCCACACGTAACGCCCTTCGAGCAGCGCGGTGCGGATCGTTACGTCCTCGCGCGCGAGGCGTATCGAATCGTCGATCGTCCGGCTCGAATGCCCGACCTTGAGCTGCAGGTCCCACAGGAAATAGAGGATCGATTCGATCACCTGCTCGCACCACGGCACGCGCTTGCCGGGGGTCAGGAAGGCGATGTCCACGTCCGAATGCGGCGCCATTTCCGCGCGCCCGTATCCGCCGACCGCCATGATCGTCAGCCGCTCGCCCTGCAACCGGTTTCCCGGCGGATAGACGTGGGCGACGATGTGATCGTAGATCAGCCGGACCAGTTGATCGATCAGAAAGCTCTGCCCGGCGGTGCATTCGTGCCCGGCGGAAGGCTTCGCGTCCAGGCGGCGGGCTATCTCCGCACGCCCGTCGTCGAGCGCCTGCTTCAGGATCGCGACGACCGCCGGGCGCGACTTTTCCCCCTCGGCTTCCCACGCGGCGGCGATCGCCTCGGCCAGCGCTCGCCGGTCGATGATCTCGCGCTGCCTCGGGATGCCGAGATCGTT containing:
- a CDS encoding YggS family pyridoxal phosphate-dependent enzyme; amino-acid sequence: MEAPATALEEVEANIALACKRARRETGEVTLIAVSKTHPPEAIEPLLQAGHRVFGENRVQEAQGKWPALRQRYPDVELHLIGQLQSNKADDAVALFDCIHSVDRSSLVKALGKAMDKAGRRVPCFVQVDVGEEEQKGGCAIAELPDLLAQAREAGIPVAGLMCIPPFDIEPAPFFALLDRLAADNGLTGRSMGMSGDYETAIMLGATHVRVGTALFGQRG
- a CDS encoding [protein-PII] uridylyltransferase codes for the protein MNDLGIPRQREIIDRRALAEAIAAAWEAEGEKSRPAVVAILKQALDDGRAEIARRLDAKPSAGHECTAGQSFLIDQLVRLIYDHIVAHVYPPGNRLQGERLTIMAVGGYGRAEMAPHSDVDIAFLTPGKRVPWCEQVIESILYFLWDLQLKVGHSSRTIDDSIRLAREDVTIRTALLEGRYVWGDQELYDEASHRFRKDVVAGTEREFVADKLAERNDRHKRMGDSRYVVEPNVKDGKGGLRDLQTLYWIGKYIHRVRSAADLVDAELFTQAEYRSFRRAEGFLLAVRCHMHIITGRAEDRLTFDLQREVAERMNFADRPGKSAVERFMQYYFLQAKRVGSLTGIFLAHIDETFAKRRRRTGLLAGFNPKPRMLKGYKVDGGRIAAPSDDWFRKDPVRLIEIFQIAEEHQLEIHPETMRIADRDSGLIRREVRDDPRANALFLDLLCGRNDPEMVLRWMNEASVFGRFVPDFGKVNAQMQFDMYHHYTVDEHTIRAIGLLNQIEKGELKVDHPRATKLIHKLASRRALYVAVLLHDIAKGRGGDHSVLGADVAEELCPRFGLDDAETELVAWLVRFHLLMSSTAQKRDLTDPKTIEDFVGEVQSLERLKNLAILTAVDIRAVGPGTWNSWKGQLIGELYDAAQERLRLGHVRHGRKERVEAKKAMVRERLGERAALVDEIGGLLDDAYWIAEPDDIIALNLVQYQVAREIEEHLSIHCEYYEARGATLVSIIAADHPGLFYRIAGGIHLAGGNIIDARIHTSRRGYAVDNFLVQDPLGQPFREDGQIERLRKSIADALGNRIELVPRLAQRPLARNRAKAFDVRPRVVFDNSASNRFTVLEVTARDRPALLNRLARALFESNLVVHSAHVTNYGERATDTFYVTDLTGHKVEGKGRMSQIEERLLEAASDERQAELEDA
- a CDS encoding thiamine phosphate synthase, translating into MTDRKALPHLWLISDERNDSVLEQALVRMPRGSGFIYRHYHLPDRERWQRFRKLRHLAKARGHVVVLADSALTAREWGADGIYGAPRSLVPRRRELLHLATAHDLAEIGLANRLGADAVLLSPVFGTRSHEGAATLGPALFRLLARHARLPVIALGGMTSAKARVLDWPRWAAIDGLS